One segment of Nocardia farcinica DNA contains the following:
- a CDS encoding roadblock/LC7 domain-containing protein translates to MTEKPSTTTDENLNWLVTRFTRDVPGVTHAVLVSADGLLQATSPHLPPDRAEQLAAVTAGLASLSTGAAQLFNGGKVMQSIVDMQRGYLLVMTVGNGSHLAVLANKTHDIGRIGYEMALLVDRVGSVVQATARSAV, encoded by the coding sequence GTGACCGAGAAACCAAGCACCACAACGGACGAGAACCTGAACTGGCTGGTCACCCGCTTCACCAGGGACGTGCCCGGGGTCACCCACGCGGTGTTGGTTTCCGCCGACGGTTTGCTCCAGGCGACCAGTCCGCATCTGCCGCCCGACCGCGCCGAGCAGCTGGCCGCCGTGACCGCGGGTCTGGCCAGCCTCTCCACCGGCGCGGCGCAACTGTTCAACGGCGGCAAGGTGATGCAGTCCATCGTGGACATGCAGCGCGGGTACCTGCTCGTGATGACCGTCGGCAACGGCTCGCACCTGGCGGTGCTGGCCAACAAGACCCACGACATCGGGCGCATCGGCTACGAGATGGCGCTGCTGGTGGACCGGGTCGGCTCGGTGGTCCAGGCGACCGCGCGCAGCGCGGTCTGA
- a CDS encoding GTP-binding protein: MDNRTASTKIVVAGGFGAGKTTFVGAVSEIVPLRTEAMVTGFSDGIDDLAATPGKETTTVAMDFGRIMLPGNLTLYLFGTPGQRRFWFMWDDLIRGAIGAVVLVDTRRIEDSFAAVDFFEARGLPFLIAVNRFPDSPRFPVAELREALSVRPIVPIVDIDARNATEVRQSLAAVTEYAIQRLAAEQREQPVGQV, translated from the coding sequence ATGGACAACCGCACCGCCTCGACCAAGATCGTTGTCGCCGGTGGTTTCGGCGCGGGCAAGACCACCTTCGTCGGCGCGGTCTCGGAGATCGTGCCGCTGCGGACCGAAGCCATGGTGACGGGCTTCTCCGACGGCATCGACGACCTCGCCGCGACGCCCGGCAAGGAGACCACCACGGTCGCCATGGATTTCGGCCGCATCATGCTGCCGGGCAACCTGACGCTGTACCTGTTCGGCACGCCGGGGCAGCGCCGGTTCTGGTTCATGTGGGACGACCTGATCCGCGGCGCGATCGGCGCGGTGGTGCTGGTGGACACCCGCCGCATCGAGGACAGCTTCGCCGCCGTCGACTTCTTCGAGGCGCGCGGGCTGCCGTTCCTCATCGCGGTCAACCGTTTTCCCGATTCGCCGCGGTTCCCGGTGGCGGAACTGCGCGAGGCGCTGTCGGTGCGGCCGATCGTCCCCATCGTCGACATCGACGCGCGCAACGCGACCGAGGTGCGTCAGTCGCTGGCCGCGGTCACCGAATACGCGATCCAGCGGCTGGCCGCCGAACAGCGGGAACAGCCCGTCGGACAGGTGTGA
- a CDS encoding DUF742 domain-containing protein: MSTPSGGGPGTPPTRVRPYALTSGRTEPAVDLPLEAVIETISYTAHLEWPVGDIRTDIVRLGTARLSVAEITAKLQRPLGLVRVVIGDLVVAGTLRVHWTLSDQASYDERLSLMERTLRGLRAL; encoded by the coding sequence ATGTCGACTCCATCCGGCGGGGGGCCGGGCACGCCACCTACCCGAGTTCGCCCGTATGCGCTGACCTCGGGACGGACCGAACCCGCGGTCGACCTTCCCCTGGAGGCGGTCATCGAGACCATCTCCTACACTGCCCATCTCGAATGGCCGGTCGGCGATATCCGTACCGATATCGTCCGATTGGGCACCGCACGCCTTTCGGTCGCCGAGATCACGGCCAAACTGCAGCGTCCGCTCGGTCTGGTGCGCGTCGTGATCGGTGATCTCGTCGTCGCTGGAACGCTGCGTGTGCATTGGACCCTGAGTGACCAGGCGAGCTATGACGAGCGCCTGTCCCTGATGGAGAGGACTTTGCGTGGACTCCGCGCCCTATAA
- a CDS encoding MHYT domain-containing protein, translated as MSYFSMGYWVLGLAAVVSMVGALVGLVCVRQSTESVTAKFRLVWLAAAAVSIGGIGTWLAIFVSMLGVAPGDGGQIRYEVARLVVAGVIAVSSTLAALLVLGGRPLVPRLAGAGLIMGVGMSAMLFVAMAGIHVQGVVRTAWWSITVAAVLAIGTATATLWFLLQRRPVSVLVAAAVLYAVGMLGMHYVRLAGVSVELEPGSVPPPGEDLFAFLVPMFVLGMLSLAVPITAVLVTPDRRAQPAAAPATRAVPSGASVPSGPGMPSGPGGHDRAFDAGETMVIGAPRF; from the coding sequence GTGAGCTACTTCTCCATGGGGTACTGGGTGCTCGGCCTCGCGGCCGTGGTCTCGATGGTCGGCGCCCTGGTCGGGCTGGTCTGCGTCCGCCAGTCGACGGAGTCGGTGACCGCGAAGTTCCGCCTGGTGTGGCTCGCCGCCGCCGCGGTCTCGATCGGCGGGATCGGGACGTGGCTGGCGATCTTCGTGTCGATGCTCGGCGTCGCGCCCGGCGACGGCGGGCAGATCCGGTACGAGGTCGCGCGCCTGGTCGTGGCGGGGGTGATCGCGGTGTCGTCGACGTTGGCGGCGCTGCTCGTGCTCGGCGGCCGTCCGCTGGTGCCGCGCCTGGCCGGCGCGGGACTGATCATGGGTGTCGGCATGAGCGCGATGTTGTTCGTCGCGATGGCAGGCATCCACGTCCAGGGTGTGGTGCGCACGGCGTGGTGGTCGATCACGGTGGCCGCCGTGCTCGCGATCGGCACCGCCACCGCGACGCTGTGGTTCCTGCTGCAGCGCAGGCCCGTCAGTGTGCTGGTCGCCGCCGCGGTGTTGTACGCGGTCGGCATGCTCGGCATGCACTACGTGCGGCTGGCCGGGGTGAGCGTCGAGCTCGAGCCCGGTTCGGTGCCGCCACCCGGTGAGGATCTGTTCGCCTTCCTGGTGCCGATGTTCGTCCTGGGGATGCTCTCGCTGGCCGTGCCGATCACGGCGGTGCTGGTGACCCCCGACCGGCGGGCCCAGCCCGCGGCCGCCCCGGCGACCCGGGCCGTGCCGTCCGGCGCGTCCGTGCCGTCGGGCCCCGGCATGCCGTCCGGACCGGGCGGGCACGATCGCGCGTTCGACGCGGGCGAGACGATGGTGATCGGCGCGCCGCGGTTCTGA